In a single window of the Rhizoctonia solani chromosome 16, complete sequence genome:
- a CDS encoding ribosomal L30 N-terminal domain — translation MAPSTTVPTASRVEVPETLLKKRKQSDKQREEKLAAVLAARKARAAKRSVIFKRAETYVKEYLEKEQEEVRLRRAARAAGDFYIPGQAKVLFVVRIKGINKIAPKPRKILQLLRLLQINNGVFVKVTKATGQMLRLVEPYITFGEPNLKTVRELIYKRGYAKVNKQRVPLSDNAVIEKELGKFGIISIEDLVHEIFTVGPNFKQASNFLWPFKLSNPTGGWRTRKFKHYVQGGDQGNREDNINKLVRQMN, via the exons ATGGCTCCCTCTACAAC TGTTCCTACCGCGTCC CGGGTCGAGGTCCCCGAGACACTCCTCAAAAAGCGCAAGCAATCCGATAAGCAGAGGGAGGAAAAGCTTGCTGCTGTTCTTGCGGCGCGCAAG GCCCGTGCTGCCAAGCGCAGCGTCATCTTCAAGCGCGCCGAGACCTATGTGAAGGAATACCTCGAGAAGGAGCAGGAGGAGGTCAGGCTCCGCCGTGCTGCCCGTGCCGCAGGTGACTTCTACATCCCCGGCCAAGCCAAGGTGCTCTTCGTTGTCCGCATCAAGGG TATCAACAAAATTGCCCCCAAGCCTCGCAAGATCTTGCAGCTCCTCCGTCTCCTCCAGATCAACAATGGTGTTTTTGTCAAGGTCACCAAGGCTACCGGCCAGATGCTCCGTCTCGTCGAGCCCTACATCACCTTTGGCGAgcccaacctcaaaaccgTCCGTGAGTTGATCTACAAGCGTGGCTATGCCAAGGTCAACAAGCAGCGCGTCCCCCTCTCGGACAACGCCGTGATCGAGAAGGAGCTTGGCAAGTTTGGTATCATCTCGATCGAAGATCTTGTCCATGAGATCTTCACTGTTGGCCCCAACTTCAAGCAGGCCAGCAACTTCTTGTGGCCCTTCAAGCTGTCCAACCCTACCGGCGGCTGGAGGACGAGGAAGTTCAA GCACTACGTCCAGGGAGGTGACCAGGGCAACCGTGAAGACAACATCAACAAGCTCGTCAGGCAAATGAACTAA
- a CDS encoding Pol II transcription elongation factor, with translation MASIQRARVINGVPTNLIVHSFGDRILVSITQLGKIGCLIQASIPSSVPLLPPPPPPSLPPPPTAISLTPLVGYPPDPRSLTLFNLYASQAASIAWSKAGQLNRRPVIVGLALKRTKIPSTREDIDDDDFVVSEDDRQTLTRSSTEKGPSQAELLIRCCSAIAKELIDANNSKKKVSLNEIKARVCKQVGYGGVPRLVDIISAVPEEHKKALLPKLKARPIRTASGIAVVAVMCKPHRCPHIAMTGNICVYCPGGPDSDFDYSTQSYTGYEPTSMRAIRARYDPYEQTKGRVEQLRSLGHSVDKVEFIIMGGTFMSMPEDYRSTFIAQLHNALSGFTGTDVDEAVRYSERSKSKAIGITIETRPDYCLRPHLSQMLRYGCTRLEIGVQSVYEDVARDTNRGHTVRAEYFENPAFRSDGLKIYPTLVIRGTGLYELWRTGRYKNYTPNVLVDVVARILALVPPWTRVYRVQRDIPLPLVTSGCENSGNLRELALQRMKDFGAECRDVRFREVGIHEIHHKVRPESVELLRRDYTANGGWETFLSYEDPQRDILVGLLRLRKCSEEGTFRPELVDKGDGGASIVRELHVYGTAVPVHGRDPTKFQHQGFGTLLMEEAERIARDEHGSIKLAVISGVGTRDYYRRLGYELDGPYMSKSLV, from the exons ATGGCTAGTATCCAAAGGGCTCGTGTGATTAATGGTGTTCCTACAAACCTAATAGTTCATTCATTTGGCGACCGGATTCTTGTTTCGATTACACAACTCGGCAAAATTGGTTGTTTG ATTCAAGCATCTATACCATCATCCGTGCCTCTATTACCACCACCTCCGCCCCCTTCATTGCCACCACCACCCACGGCAATCAGCCTGACTCCTCTGGTCGGGTATCCACCTGATCCACGAAGTCTGACACTGTTTAATCTCTATGCGTCGCAA GCCGCTTCCATCGCCTGGTCCAAAGCGGGACAACTGAATCGGCGACCAGTCATTGTGGGACTAGCTCTCAAAAGAACCAAGATCCCGTCAACTCGCGAAGATATCGATGACGACGACTTTGTGGTCTCAGAGGATGATAGGCAAACTTTAACGAGATCAT CCACGGAGAAAG GCCCTTCTCAAGCAGAGCTACTCATTCGGTGTTGCTCAGCAATTGCCAAAGAGCTCATCGATGCAAACAATTCCAAGAAAAAGGTATCGCTAAACGAGATCAAggcaagggtatgcaagcaAGTGGGCTATGGAGGCGTCCCCAGATTAGTGGACATTATTAGTGCAGTCCCAGAAGAGCACAAGAAAGCATTGCTACCGAAGCTCAAGGCGCGACCTATTCGAACGGCGAGCGGG ATCGCCGTTGTGGCGGTAATGTGCAAACCACACAGGTGTCCGCACATAGCCATGACCGGTAACATTTGCGT TTATTGTCCTGGTGGCCCCGATTCAGACTTTGACTATAGCACGCAAAGTTATACTGGTTACGAACCGACAAGTATGCGTGCTATTCGTGCGAGATACGATCCATACGAGCAGACGAAGGGAAGAGTAGAGCAACTACGAAGTCTGGGCCACAGTGTTGATAAG GTAGAGTTTATTATAATGGGAGGAACATTTATGTCAATGCCGGAAGACTATCGGAGCACGTTTATTGCCCAGCTGCATAACGCATTGTCTGGGTTCACTGGCACAGATGTTGACGAAGCTGTGCGATATTCGGAAAGGAGCAAATCCAAGGCTATTGGGATCACCATTGAGACCCGGCCAGACTACTGTCTGCGTCCGCACTTGAG CCAGATGCTGAGATATGGGTGTACCCGACTCGAGATTGGTGTGCAGTCTGTATATGAAGATGTTGCAAGAGATACGAACCGAGGACACACCGTCCGAGCG GAGTATTTCGAGAATCCTGCATTCAGGTCTGACGGGTTGAAAATATATCCGACTCTTGTCATTCGGGGGACCGGGTTGTATGAACTTTGGCGGACCGGGCGGTACAAGAACTATACTCCGAATGTTCTGGTCGATGTCGTGGCACGTATTCTCGCGCTCGTGCCTCCATGGACTCGAGTATACCGCGTGCAGAG AGATATTCCGCTCCCGTTGGTTACGAGTGGATGCGAAAACTCCGGGAATTTGAGAGAGTTAGCACTTCAACGAATGAAAGACTTTGGAGCGGAATGCCGAGACGTTCGATTCCGCGAGGTTGGT ATCCATGAAATCCATCACAAGGTACGGCCCGAGTCTGTTGAGCTCCTGCGCCGAGACTATACGGCCAATGGAGGTTGGGAGACTTTCTTATCTTATGAAGACCCACAACGTGATATATTGGTTGGGCTGTTACGCCTTCGTAAATGCTCTGAGGAAGGTACCTTCCGACCTGAGTTAGTAGACAAAGGCGATGGCGGGGCTAGTATTGTCCGGGAACTCCACGTATATGGGACGGCCGTACCAGTACACGGCAGGGATCCTACCAAATTCCAGCACCAG GGATTCGGTACGTTGCTAATGGAAGAAGCTGAACGAATTGCTCGGGATGAGCACGGGAGCATTAAACTTGCTGTTATCTCAG GTGTCGGAACTCGTGATTATTATAGAAGGCTTGGCTACGAGCTTGATGGTCCTTATATGTCAAAGTCTTTGGTATGA
- a CDS encoding 60S ribosomal protein L7, whose product MGQLPGDLGYGSNQELLGSRCDVIRARLGVAGVRWMATWDLPEDIGDDRTKLTPAEQAWSSHQHYLESHGFILRPRLRQDWKPSWIETGGDPSKYEDSTHYGNMLIDILFTTQQLMLFKQELGIVDAIRVSDGAHIVLKAVRSAPPTTLTSLGQPDELGILKRLHTPPFTGHICNHAVPLLGSLPMPCTTEGSIAVLPLLRVYDDPPFVNVGEAVEFMKQVLRGLAFMHAQNVAHRDIRPSNIMMAGEVLYDQPFHPVAQSLSLDAQTILRPHARHELDSHRRHDGESALFAARNCGGWETQIQVPAVFKRSTGALSRGYADGWARPLQSRCVLPRKIRYRRLDHAALGVGPLHLGCALYDQARSSHRPTAAEAFAHFETIRGSLEAKCLGIPLNSKGIM is encoded by the exons ATGGGCCAGCTGCCAGGTGATCTCGGTTACGGTTCAAACCAAGAACTCCTCGGCTCAAGATGCGACGTGATCCGCGCAAGGCTGGGTGTCGCAGGTGTCCGATGGATGG CCACTTGGGATCTCCCAGAAGACATTGGCGACGATAGAACAAAATTAACGCCTGCGGAACAAGCGTGGTCTTCTCATCAGCATTACCTCGAGAGTCATGGGTTCATCTTACGGCCACGTCTTAGGCAGGATTGGAAGCCTTCGTGGATCGAGACAGGAGGCGATCCTTCTAAATACGAAGACTCTACGCATTACGGTAATATGCTTATCGATATACTATTCACAACACAACAACTTATGCTGTTTAAACAGGAACTTGGTATAGTTGATGCTATTCGAGTGTCGGACGGAGCACACATTGTCCTCAAAGCTGTACGAAGCGCACCTCCCACGACTCTGACATCCCTGGGCCAACCGGACGAACTTGGCATTCTCAAGCGCCTTCACACGCCACCGTTTACTGGCCACATATGCAACCATGCAGTGCCACTGTTAGGCTCACTCCCCATGCCATGCACGACTGAAGGGAGCATAGCTGTGCTGCCTTTGCTCAGAGTATACGATGATCCCCCGTTCGTAAACGTAGGAGAGGCCGTTGAGTTCATGAAACAGGTACTGCGG GGCCTGGCTTTTATGCACGCACAAAATGTGGCGCATCG GGACATCAGGCCTTCAAATATTATGATGGCTGGAGAAGTCCTCTACGACCAACCTTTTCATCCAGTCGCACAATCACTGTCCCTCGATGCGCAGACCATTCTACGCCCACATGCCCGACATGAGCTGGACTCCCACCGCCGCCATGACGGGGAGTCAGCG CTATTTGCCGCCCGGAACTGCGGTGGATGGGAAACCCAAATCCAGGTTCCTGCGGTGTTCAAGAGGTCAACTGGGGCGCTTTCCAGAGGCTATGCTGACGGCTGGGCACGACCCCTTCAAAGCAGATGTGTATTGCCTCGGAAAATACGTTATAGACGACTTGATCATGCAGCACTTGGCGTTGGCCCCCTTCACCTCGGTTGCGCGCTATATGACCAGGCGCGATCCTCGCACAGACCGACAGCGGCAGAGGCTTTTGCGCACTTTGAGACAATACGTGGCTCTCTCGAGGCTAAATGTCTTGGCATCCCACTCAATAGCAAAGGCATAATGTGA
- a CDS encoding dihydrodipicolinate synthetase family protein yields the protein MVTANGTTNGTNGHAKISPLTPGVYAPIPTFFLEDTEELDVPTFKKHIIYLARAGMGILVSGSMGEAHHLTPEERVILIHAAREALDSIGHTTTPVIAGTGIGSTKGTIELTRQAAEAGADYSIVIASGYYAGALNNEALTRFFLEVAAASPIPVIVYNYPGASGGIDLDSDTIEKIAAEGSNICGVKLTCGNVGKLTRIAATTAVPSFEKAHPRKNKDAPFLVLGGFADFIVPSAFARAHGAISGLGNFAPHTLVRLTRLSFEAVANPSVLPEAQLLQDIVARADRTIAVTGIAGTKDLLERAFGYGGAPRLPLVRANKEAGAKLWDHPHVVAIREKEAELAALASKTSSKASVPSEVHAQPVVVSA from the exons ATGGTCACTGCGAACGGAACTACCAACGGCACCAACGGCCACGCCAAGATCAG CCCTCTCACCCCTGGTGTATATGC GCCCATCCCCACATTCTTTTTGGAGGACACTGAAGAGCTCGATGTCCCTACATTCAAAAAGCATATCATTTACTTGGCACGCGCGGGAATGGGAATTTTGGTCTCTGGGTCTATGGGCGAGGCGCACCACTTGACGCCCGAGGAGCGTGTTATCCTCATCCATGCAGCTCGTGAGGCGTTAGACAGCATTGGCCACACCACCACTCCAGTCATTGCTGGAACTGGTATCGGAAGCACCAAGGGCACCATCGAGCTCACTCGCCAGGCTGCGGAGGCCGGTGCTGACTACTCCATCGTCATCGCGAGCGGGTATTACGCTGGCGCACTCAACAACGAAGCACTCACccgcttcttccttgagGTCGCTGCTGCCAGCCCTATCCCAGTCATTGTCTACAACTATCCAGGTGCTTCTGGTGGTATCGACCTTGACTCAGATACTATTGAGAAAATTGCGGCCGAGGGCTCCAACATCTGTGGTGTCAAGTTGAC TTGTGGTAACGTCGGAAAGCTCACCCGTATTGCCGCTACCACTGCCGTTCCATCCTTCGAAAAGGCCCACCCCCGGAAAAACAAAGATGCGCC ATTCTTGGTTCTCGGAGGGTTTGCCGATTTCATCGTACCTTCGGCCTTTGCTCGGGCTCACGGAGCTATCTCTGGATTGGGCAACTTTGCTCCG CATACCCTTGTCCGACTCACCCGCCTTTCTTTCGAAGCCGTCGCCAACCCCTCAGTCCTCCCAGAGGCCCAACTCCTCCAAGACATTGTTGCCCGCGCTGACCGTACTATTGCTGTTACCGGTATCGCTGGTACCAAGGATCTGCTTGAGCGTGCCTTTGGTTACGGTGGTGCTCCCCGTCTCCCTCTCGTCCGTGCGAACAAGGAGGCTGGTGCTAAACTCTGGGACCACCCCCACGTTGTCGCTATCCGAGAGAAGGAAGCCGAATTGGCTGCATTGGCCTCAAAGACCTCTTCCAAGGCTTCTGTCCCATCAGAGGTTCACGCACAACCCGTCGTTGTGTCTGCTTGA
- a CDS encoding CPDase domain-containing protein: protein MSLSADMGLSLWVIPSPGEYERLKPVLDDLAKHGKGPAFQPHVTLVSVPTSIPLPFPSLGFDKTPSMTLPFLNVRTGQSYFQSVLIAIDPTPELGNLHDSVRQALNHPLPPGGTYFPHLSLFYGGDQELKESLVRRLFDQGTAVPSESKSGDIVAGISEIHVEEIWLVRTEGPPEAWEVIEKWKLGTDISN, encoded by the exons ATGAGCCTGTCAGCCGATATGG GCCTCTCACTCTGGGTTATTCCGTCTCCCGGTGAATACGAGCGACTAAAGCCAGTTCTCGATGATTTAGCAAAGCACGGAAAGGGCCCTGCCTTTCAACCGCACGTTACTCTAGTTTCAGTTCCGACATCCATACCCCTTCCTTTCCCGTCCCTTGGCTTTGACAAAACACCCTCCATGACTCTGCCTTTTCTAAATGTTCGGACAGGTCAATCATACTTCCAGTCGGTCCTGATCGCCATCGACCCCACCCCGGAACTTGGCAACCTCCATGACTCTGTCCGACAGGCACTAAATCACCCGCTACCTCCTGGCGGAACATACTTCCCTCACCTGTCTCTCTTCTATGGAGGCGATCAAGAATTAAAAGAGTCGTTGGTACGGAGGCTGTTCGATCAAGGAACAGCAGTGCCCAGTGAGAGTAAATCTGGAGATATAGTCGCTGGTATCTCCGAAATTCACGTCGAAGAAATTTGGTTGGTACGAACCGAAGGACCGCCAGAGGCGTGGGAAGTAATAGAGAAATGGAAGCTTGGTACTGATATCTCTAACTGA
- a CDS encoding UDP-galactose transporter translates to MSTRPIKRATSGAGPSTKRTRFTDPSDSATNGDDQTFAEQVDENLENVSSRKGVKTEGYESDSSDDGEGVVESRKKKGADDDDDDDMFAATDPDKAKENDGAGKKKEKFLALGDIEGQEFGRTATAESSDEDEPEDEDDAERKKKQGMGYEMSSFNMKAEMEEGKFAEDGTFVRSFDPHAAHDKWMEGLDEREMKKAKKSKKLMESREREREQREAKEAERGKEDVMKELLGFMQKGETVLEALQRLGSNSKGPRRGQKKKAATEVLPQSIDGTAADENAPEESPVARVTSLASTLMSLGDSDVYEATYEMMLRLVRRSGIVSADWDPHPPPPQTPDTKYEYRWAPDYVAASGGQASADAVYGPYGVTEMGTWKAALYFGDDAERIQVGVWAITTGVAGAAHSLPEEDASLGPVPRSTVGNSLTLTLRLHLVIFGDLVTSVNLCGSPASPDTDLHRRQPNSLAHQSSNLSLNALYQHNTPPTSSTPPAPSEKNHMNGSPKPAGANGLLPPATITPKEVDTTPRFLGMPLKYVSLVTLAVQNASLTIIMHYSRVSTPANRTYSAASAVLLNELLKGSISLLIALFRLDDQNPKTSRPEVISLMSGAGDLDDDSPTTPMIKAKAQGRNFLGHRSTGSGSIRGVLSSQLRRSTSLLTRLWCKFRRLGREVFSPDCWKLSIPAILYVIQNNLQFVAASNLDVATFQVTYQMKILTTAAFSVMLLRKRLSKAKWAALFFLALGVGIVQIQSTAPKHEAPVSTNDNVDPVVKAAAESVSARAHEVIGQAKHVMNPLKGFAAVSAACITSGLAGVYFEMVLKGSQADLWVRNVQLSLFSLLPALVPIIFNNSGTTSDGRSFPFSLFANFSGWAWATVLTQVFGGLITAIVIKYSDNIMKGFATSLSIVLSFLASVALFDFRITLAFLVGSSTVLAATWMYNQADMKTPNPAKIAVASGTRDLTNHNGPSSTFPPGSPVADDAPILGQTLKKKSSSAFPSPRNIAQVLGFSSSDNLASHIPPVSLTPDDTMGANPYSYSPNLRAGSISGAHTPLNAGSRSGAATPANWSRPPSRASSIRPALNLSVPGSGALTPDNGSGR, encoded by the exons ATGTCCACTCGCCCTATAAAACGAGCCACCTCGGGCGCTGGCCCCTCCACGAAACGAACACGGTTCACAGATCCCTCTGACTCAGCTACCAACGGAGACGACCAAACCTTTGCCGAACAGGTTGACGAGAACCTTGAGAACGTCTCTTCTCGCAAGGGGGTCAAGACTGAAGGCTATGAAAGCGATTCTTCAGACGATGGAGAGGGCGTGGTGGAGAGTCGTAAAAAGAAGGGtgccgacgacgacgacgacgatgatATGTTTGCCGCGACAGATCCTGACAAGGCTAAAGAAAATGATGGAgcggggaagaagaaggagaagTTTCTTGCGCTGGGAGATATAGAGGGACAGGAGTTTGGGCGAACTGCTACGGCCGAGTCGAGTGATGAGGACGAGCCGGAGGATGAAGACGATGcagagaggaagaagaaacaGGGTATGGGTTACGAGATGTCTTCATTCAACATGAAGGCGGAGATGGAGGAAGGAAAGTTCGCAGAGGATGGGACGTTCGTACGGTCGTTCGATCCCCACGCTGCACACGACAAGTGGATGGAAGGGTTGGACGAGCGCGAGATGAAGAAGGCCAAGAAAAGCAAAAAGTTGATGGAATCGCGCGAGCGGGAGCGAGAGCAACGGGAGGCCAAGGAAGCTGAGAGGGGGAAGGAAGACGTAATGAAGGAGCTCCTCGGGTTTATGCAGAAGGGGGAAACCGTCCTCGAAGCCCTACAACGCCTGGGGTCGAATTCTAAAGGCCCACGTCGGGGACAGAAAAAGAAGGCTGCGACTGAGGTGTTACCACAATCGATAGACGGTACGGCCGCGGATGAAAATGCACCCGAAGAGAGCCCGGTCGCTCGAGTTACGTCGCTCGCATCCACTCTTATGTCTCTTGGAGATTCGGATGTGTACGAGGCGACCTATGAAATGATGCTACGACTGGTTAGACGGTCCGGGATTGTTTCTGCCGACTGGGATCCTCATCCACCACCCCCACAAACACCTGATACCAAGTACGAGTATCGATGGGCCCCAGACTATGTTGCAGCAAGTGGAGGACAAGCTTCAGCCGATGCCGTTTATGGACCATATGGGGTGACTGAAATGGGTACCTGGAAAGCGGCATTGTATTTTGGTGACGATGCAGAGCGAATACAAGTCGGCGTGTGGGCGATAACGACTGGGGTAGCTGGAGCAGCGCATTCCCTGCCTGAAGAGGACGCCTCACTCGGGCCTGTGCCCCGGAGC ACAGTCGGGAACTCGCTTACATTGACATTACGACTACATCTTGTGATATTTGGAGATTT GGTGACATCCGTCAACTTGTGCGGTTCTCCTGCCTCTCCGGACACAGATCTCCACCGCCGCCAACCCAATTCACTCGCTCACCAATCCTCAAACCTATCTCTCAACGCACTATATCAACACAACACACCTCCTACTTCCTCAACTCCACCCGCCCCATCTGAAAAAAACCACATGAACGGCTCCCCCAAACCTGCCGGGGCAAATGGCCTCCTGCCCCCCGCAACTATCACCCCAAAAGAAGTAGACACAACACCCAGGTTCCTTGGCATGCCTCTGAAATACGTTTC GCTCGTCACGTTGGCCGTACAAAATGCCTCCCTCACTATTATCATGCATTACTCACGTGTTTCAACCCCTGCGAATCGCACCTATTCTGCTGCATCCGCGGTGTTGCTCAACGAGCTCTTGAAGGGATCTATATCTCTTCTCATTGCCCTTTTCCGCTTGGATGATCAAAACCCCAAAACCTCTCGTCCAGAGGTCATTTCGCTTATGTCTGGGGCTGGCGACCTGGACGACGATTCTCCAACGACTCCAATGATCAAGGCAAAAGCTCAGGGCAGAAACTTTCTCGGTCATCGTAGCACAGGGTCTGGAAGCATTCGTGGAGTTCTTAGCTCTCAACTGCGCAGGTCTACGTCACTTTTGACTCGTCTCTGGTGCAAATTCAGGCGCCTTGGTCGCGAGGTCTTTAGCCCCGACTGTTGGAAACTCTCTATCCCTGCCATTCTATATGTAATTCAGAACAACCTGCAGTTCGTGGCCGCCAGCAACCTTGATGTCGCAACGTTCCAG GTCACCTACCAAATGAAGATCTTGACCACTGCGGCCTTTTCGGTCATGCTTCTACGAAAGAGGTTGTCCAAGGCCAAATGGGCGGCTTTATTCTTCCTCGCTCTTGGTGTCGGTATCGTTCAGATTCAGTCCACCGCACCCAAGCATGAAGCTCCTGTTTCTACCAATGACAACGTTGACCCTGTCGTCAAGGCTGCGGCCGAGTCTGTCAGTGCTCGTGCCCATGAGGTGATTGGACAGGCCAAACATGTCATGAACCCGCTGAAGGGATTCGCCGCTGTGTCTGCCGCCTGCATTACCTCTGGGCTCGCTGGAGTATACTTTGAAATGGTACTCAAAGGAAGTCAAGCTGACCTTTGGGTCCGTAACGTGCAATTGTCACTGTTCTCCCTCCTCCCTGCGTTGGTTCCAATTATCTTCAACAACTCTGGTACTACTAGCGATGGTCGTTCGTTCCCCTTCTCGCTCTTTGCCAACTTTTCCGGATGGGCTTGGGCAACAGTCCTCACTCAAGTGTTTGGTGGCCTGATTACTGCCATTGTCATCAAGTACTCCGACAACATTATGAAGGGCTTTGCAACTAGTTTGTCCATCGTTCTCAGTTTCCTTGCGAGCGTGGCGCTGTTCGACTTCCGAATTACGCTTGCGTTCCTGGTCGGAAGCTCAACCGTGCTTGCCGCTACATGGATGTACAATCAAGCTGATATGAAGACTCCTAACCCTGCCAAGATCGCAGTTGCGAGCGGAACCAGGGATCTGACAAACCACAACGGTCCCTCTTCGACTTTCCCCCCTGGTAGCCCTGTCGCCGATGATGCCCCTATCCTCGGACAGACACTCAAGAAGAAATCATCGAGTGCATTCCCAAGTCCACGCAACATAGCTCAGGTCCTTGGTTTCTCTAGCTCGGACAACCTTGCCAGCCACATTCCTCCTGTCAGTTTGACCCCTGATGACACCATGGGAGCCAACCCATACTCCTACTCCCCCAATCTGCGAGCCGGATCTATCAGTGGTGCACACACCCCTCTCAATGCTGGCAGTCGCTCAGGCGCTGCAACTCCCGCAAACTGGTCCAGGCCACCTTCTCGTGCTTCATCTATTCGTCCCGCTCTCAATCTTTCTGTTCCGGGCTCTGGCGCACTTACGCCAGATAATGGCTCTGGCCGTTGA